A single Pseudomonadota bacterium DNA region contains:
- a CDS encoding DUF503 domain-containing protein yields the protein MFVGVCRIALHLHGNASLKGKRSILKRVVERTKSKFNVAVAEVGENDSLQRAVVGAAVVGNSAAHVDSMLGHVCSFVERLGLAAVISRETEVIPLGGDIGAGAPFREPDAASPCYDDGGEPGEDGGEDEW from the coding sequence ATGTTCGTCGGCGTCTGCCGGATCGCGCTCCATCTTCACGGAAACGCGTCGCTCAAGGGGAAGCGCTCGATCCTGAAGCGCGTCGTCGAGCGCACCAAGTCCAAGTTCAACGTCGCGGTCGCGGAAGTCGGCGAGAACGACTCCCTCCAGCGCGCCGTGGTCGGCGCCGCGGTCGTCGGCAACAGCGCCGCGCACGTCGACTCGATGCTCGGCCACGTGTGCTCGTTCGTCGAGCGCCTCGGCCTCGCGGCGGTGATCTCGCGGGAGACCGAGGTGATCCCGCTCGGCGGCGACATCGGGGCGGGCGCCCCGTTTCGGGAGCCCGACGCCGCGTCCCCGTGCTACGATGACGGCGGAGAACCGGGGGAAGACGGCGGAGAGGACGAATGGTGA